AGATTCCGTTGCGCATGATCTCTTACGGCGGAAGCAAAAACAACATTAGCTTTCTGGTGAACACAAAATTTAAAGAAGAAGCTTTGATTTCCATCAATGAAGGCGTTTTCCAGGAAAGAGAGGAGGCCAATGCTTAAGGAGCAACTTTCGGTATTTGAGCAACACACCACCCCTTTCTATGCCTATGATCTTGGTTTACTGCGCCAGACCTTAGATTTGGCGCGCGCCGAGGCCAGCAAATACGGATACCACGTGCACTACGCCCTTAAGGCCAACGCCAACGCCCCTATTCTGGCCGAGGTGCTTGAAAGAGGGTTCGGGGCTGATTGCGTAAGCGGGAATGAAGTGCGCCGGGCGCTGGAAGCCGGTTTTGGCCCGGAGCAAGTGGTCTTTGCCGGCGTAGGGAAATCTGACGCTGAAATCAACTTCGCCCTGCAGTCCAACATATTCTGCTTCAACTGTGAATCTGTGCAGGAGTTGGAGGTGATTCAGGAACTGGCGGCCACCCAGGGAAAAACAGCCCAGGTGGCGCTTCGCATAAACCCAAACGTAGACGCCTACACCCACAAATACATTACCACCGGCCTGGAGGAAAACAAGTTCGGGATTAATGTATGGGAACTGGAAGGACTGGTGCTCCGCTTCGCGGAATGGCCTAACCTTAGATTGATTGGGTTGCACTTCCATATTGGCTCCCAAATCACTGACTTGCGGGCCTTTGAAAACCTGTGCGTGCGGGTGAATGAAATCCAGCGCTGGTTTGAGGACCGCGGTTTGGTATTCCCGCACCTGAACGTAGGCGGCGGACTGGGCGTGGATTACCGCGCCCCAGAGGAGAACCCTATTGCGGACTTTGCGGCCTATTTCAAGATCTTTGATCTGTTACTGGAGAAACGCCCTGGACAGCAGGTTCATTTTGAGCTAGGAAGAGCCTTGGTGGCCCCCAGCGGAAACCTCATCTCCAAAGTACTGTACCTGAAACACGGTCAGAAAACCAACTTCGTGATACTGGATGCGGGTATGACTGAACTTATGCGCCCCGCCTTGTACCAGGCGTACCATAAAATAGAAAACCTCAGCAGCGATTTGCCAGAGAAAACCTATGACGTGGTAGGTCCCATCTGCGAGTCAACGGACTGTTTCGCCAAGGGTTATATCCTGCCCGAAACCAAACGAGGAGACCTGGTTGCCATCCGGACTGCCGGTGCGTACGGGGAAGTGATGGTTTCAGAATACAACCTACGGGATAAGGTGAAAGCTATTTATTTATCATAAGTCTAGGGTATTATACTCAAGTCTACTTTTTAAAATCTGTTTTAGGGCCGTTTTTCATAAAACGGCCCTAAAACAGATTTTTTGCTTTATGCCTTTCCCATGGGTTCATTTCGGAGTGGGCATTAAAAGTAATTTGCTGAGAGGAGATAACTATTGGGAGAATAGAGCTTTATCCTATTGGAATATTGCTGGCGTTTCGGGCCTGTTTTCCAGAAAACAGGCCCGAAACAGTTTTAGAACCAGGTATCGTTTGGAGACGAACACCCTTGCCCTAAACCAGGAAACAGACTTTGCCCAAACGAAAAGCCCAGCTTTCTAGCTGGGCTTTTGGTAATTAAACGAACTAAAATGAACAAACTACTTTCTACTTTTTAAGAGGATTTAATGTAACTCCCATATTTTACAACCTTATTAGGGGATTAAAAGCTTAGGCGTTTGACCAAGCCACTGATTCTTTTTCCCGAACCTCCTTCACTTCTTCAAATCCTGAGGAAAGGGCCATGATATAAGCACCTGCTTGTCTGATCTGCTCCTGAGATTTAATGAGGTTACCTAGCGTTACGGTACCAATCAGGCTGAAGGCATCTGCCTCGCGTTGCACCGTCTGCAGGTTGGAAAGGCCAAGGGCCACTACCAGGTCTGGCTCGGGGCAACGCAGGTATACCTCCAGTTCATAGTCTAAAGCCAGGGCGGCAGCGTTTTTATGCCGTTGCAGTTTCTTATACCCGTAGCGGTACCCGCGGCTGATGGATTCAATGTCTGAAAGCACGGCAGACCCGGTGGGGTGCCCGCCGGCGCCTCTGCCTTTAAACAGTTGCGTTCCGGAGTAGCCGCCTTCCACTACCACGCCATTGAATTCCTGCTCCACGCCATATAAATCATCTGAGGCCCTTACCAGGCTAGGCAACACCAAGGGCACCAACTCCCCGTCTGCGGTCTCGTGCACAGAGGCCACCAGTTTTATCACGGCGTCATGTTGTTTGGCAAACTCCCAGTCCTGGTGGCCCAGGAAATCAATCCCGAAGAAAGCCACCTCTTCCGGGGCCAGCGTGCGGCCGAAGGCATGGGCCGCCAAGATGCAGAGTTTGTGCCGGGAATCGGCGCCGGCCACATCCAGCCAAGGGTCCAGCTCGGCGAAGCCTTTGTCCTGGGCCTCTTTCAGAGCCTCGCTGTAAGCCTTTTGGTTTTTGAAGATCTGGCTGAGGATGTAATTAGACGAACCGTTGAGAATGCCATGCACCCGGGCCACCGGCTCATTTGAAAAATACTCTTCTACCGTTCTAATAATTGGAATGCCCCCGGCCACCGCGGACTCATACAAAAGCGTGCCGCCAAACTCTTCCTGCAAAGCCAAAAGTTCAGGCAAATGATAGGCCACCAGTTTTTTATTCGCTGTAACCACTTTCTTCCCTCTGCGCAAGGCTTCAGAAACAATGGCATAGGCTTCATTGGCATCACTAATGGCCTCCACCAGAATATCCAGATGCTCGTCCTGCACTACTTCCAGCCAGTCATAGGTGAAGTTTTCCGGGGGAAGCGGCCGCAATTTGTTGGGGTCTTTCACGCAAATGCGCGCTACTTTGTAGGGCAGAGATTCTTCGCGGGCCAATATGTCATATAGTCCCTGGCCTACGCAGCCAAACCCAAACAAGCCAATAGTTAGAAGACGGTGGGAATCCATGTTTTTCGGGGTTGTTTTTTCTGTAAAAAAGTATCCAGGGCACGGCTTATTTGGGCCGTCTCCAGTAAAAAGCCATCATGACCGGCTTCTGAGTTAATGATCTGTAGAGTGGCGTTTGAAATGTGGCGGGCCACAAACCGCTGCTCGTTCACGGGGAACAACACATCTGTATCCACGCCAATCACCAGGGTCTCGGCCTGCACCCGGCGCAGCGCCTCTTCCAGGCCTCCGCGGTTGCGGCCCACGTGATGGTTATCCATCATCTTGGTCAATTGCCAGTAAGAAAAGGCATTAAACCGCTGTGCCAGCTTCTCGCCCTGGTATTGCTGATAAGTTGAGGCGCGGTAATGGCGCTTCCGGTCACCAGAGGAATCACGCTGGGACTGGTTATATGACTTGTAGGTACGGTAAGACAGCAAGGCAATGGCCCGCGCGGTCCGCATGCCCTGCAAACCGGCGTCATCAGTATCTAACTGCCAGGTCACATCTTGTTCAATGGCCATGCGCTGGGTTTCATGGAAAGCGATGGCCCAAGGGGTTTGGCGGGAATTGGCCGCCACCTGCACCAGGCGCCTGGTTACCTCTGGGTTTTCAATGGCCCACTCCAAGGCTTGCTGTCCGCCCAGTGAACCGCCAACCAACACGTCAATCTGCTCAATACCCAGTTCCTGACGCAACAAGTCAAAAGCTTTCACGGCATCCAGAACGGAAAGCGTTGGGAACGCGTGGTAATAAGGCTTACCCGTATCTGGGTTGAGGCTCAAGGGACCAGTGGACCCGTAGCAACTGCCCAAAGAGTTGGCGCAAACAATGAAATGGTTGGTAGGATCAAAGGTTTTGCCTTCGCCAAAGAGGCCTTCCCACCAGTCTTTCACAAAGGCGTTGCCGGTAAAGGCATGGCACACCCAGATCACGTTGCTACGGTCTTCGTTCAAGGTGCCCCAGGTGGTGTAAAA
This Rufibacter radiotolerans DNA region includes the following protein-coding sequences:
- the metX gene encoding homoserine O-acetyltransferase MetX; its protein translation is MLSGRVFTYTDEFLLESGRSLPGFQLFYTTWGTLNEDRSNVIWVCHAFTGNAFVKDWWEGLFGEGKTFDPTNHFIVCANSLGSCYGSTGPLSLNPDTGKPYYHAFPTLSVLDAVKAFDLLRQELGIEQIDVLVGGSLGGQQALEWAIENPEVTRRLVQVAANSRQTPWAIAFHETQRMAIEQDVTWQLDTDDAGLQGMRTARAIALLSYRTYKSYNQSQRDSSGDRKRHYRASTYQQYQGEKLAQRFNAFSYWQLTKMMDNHHVGRNRGGLEEALRRVQAETLVIGVDTDVLFPVNEQRFVARHISNATLQIINSEAGHDGFLLETAQISRALDTFLQKKQPRKTWIPTVF
- a CDS encoding homoserine dehydrogenase encodes the protein MDSHRLLTIGLFGFGCVGQGLYDILAREESLPYKVARICVKDPNKLRPLPPENFTYDWLEVVQDEHLDILVEAISDANEAYAIVSEALRRGKKVVTANKKLVAYHLPELLALQEEFGGTLLYESAVAGGIPIIRTVEEYFSNEPVARVHGILNGSSNYILSQIFKNQKAYSEALKEAQDKGFAELDPWLDVAGADSRHKLCILAAHAFGRTLAPEEVAFFGIDFLGHQDWEFAKQHDAVIKLVASVHETADGELVPLVLPSLVRASDDLYGVEQEFNGVVVEGGYSGTQLFKGRGAGGHPTGSAVLSDIESISRGYRYGYKKLQRHKNAAALALDYELEVYLRCPEPDLVVALGLSNLQTVQREADAFSLIGTVTLGNLIKSQEQIRQAGAYIMALSSGFEEVKEVREKESVAWSNA
- the lysA gene encoding diaminopimelate decarboxylase; this translates as MLKEQLSVFEQHTTPFYAYDLGLLRQTLDLARAEASKYGYHVHYALKANANAPILAEVLERGFGADCVSGNEVRRALEAGFGPEQVVFAGVGKSDAEINFALQSNIFCFNCESVQELEVIQELAATQGKTAQVALRINPNVDAYTHKYITTGLEENKFGINVWELEGLVLRFAEWPNLRLIGLHFHIGSQITDLRAFENLCVRVNEIQRWFEDRGLVFPHLNVGGGLGVDYRAPEENPIADFAAYFKIFDLLLEKRPGQQVHFELGRALVAPSGNLISKVLYLKHGQKTNFVILDAGMTELMRPALYQAYHKIENLSSDLPEKTYDVVGPICESTDCFAKGYILPETKRGDLVAIRTAGAYGEVMVSEYNLRDKVKAIYLS